From Schizosaccharomyces pombe strain 972h- genome assembly, chromosome: II, the proteins below share one genomic window:
- the tvp23 gene encoding putative transport protein Tvp23, which yields MDYQNTETIAEQERNASRLPQMFQMSSHPVALFFFLLFRTGAIVAYILGMFFTSSFMLLFIVIFTLLAVDLWTVKNVSGRLLVGLRWRNETGVDGESIWIFESADPSRPRNAVDQKTFWYALYLYPFIWIILGIVAIIRFEFLWLALVAVAIGLTSVNTAAYSRCDKDAKRRWATELADSNSSGFVSRFLSRAFIKRFIG from the exons ATGGACTATCAAAATACGGAGACAATTGCCGAGCAGGAAAGGAATGCTAGTAGGCTACCGCAGATGTTTCAAATGTCTTCGCATCCTGTAgctcttttcttctttcttttatttcgtACCGGTGCAATTGTGGCATACATATTGGGCATGTTCTTTACCTCAAGTtt tatGTTGTTGTTTATTGTAATTTTCACTTTGCTAGCTGTTGATCTTTGGACTGTTAAAAACGTCTCTGGTCGTTTACTAGTTGGTTTGAGATGGAGAAATGAAACTGGAGTTGATGGTGAAAGCATTTGGATTTTCGAATCGGCAGATCCCAGTCGTCCCAGAAACGCCGTTGATCAGAAGACGTTTTGGTACGCTCTCTATCTATATCCATTTATTTGGATCATATTGGGGATTGTAGCTATAATTCGATTTGAATTTCTCTGGCTTGCACTCGTTGCTGTCGCAATTGGACTGACAAGTGTTAACACCGCTGCTTACAGTCGTTGTGACAAAGACGCGAAGCGTCGTTGGGCTACAGAACTTGCAGATTCCAATTCTTCTGGATTTGTTTCCAGATTTTTATCTAGGGCTTTTATCAAGAGATTTATTGGTTAA
- the nus1 gene encoding ditrans,polycis-decaprenylcistransferase translates to MYDDIFFYLALWVIQSVYGAWDWAKNWVFWTCSYLLNFLYHHHCSRDLIRRDTKKLKKKPKHIAVIIECVEDGGIEGLIHDACELSAWCVCSNIRELTIYERKGFLKQSPEAVEKAIYSHLPFYLGGDKCTVHVTNPCSPDEKNQNDCVDLKVHLIAKEDGRDAIIDLTRGLADLCTKKVISSTQVTLELIDKELKESVIPEPDLLIIFAPLLKLQGFPPWQLRLCEIFHDPILYTTNYLTFFKALVHYSNAEMRLGH, encoded by the exons ATGTATGAtgatattttcttttatttagcTTTATGGGTTATACAAAGCGTTTATGGTGCCTGGGATTGGGCAAAAAATTGGGTTTTTTGGACATGCAGTTATTtactgaattttttgtatcatCACCATTGTAGTAGAGATCTTATAAGACGCGATacgaaaaaattaaagaagaaaccAAAACACATCGCCGTTATTATTGAGTGTGTAGAAGATGGAGGTATAGAGGGCCTTATTCATGATGCTTGTGAATTATCTGCTTGGTGTGTTTGTTCTAATATTCGCGAACTTACGATTTATGAACGTAAAG GGTTTTTAAAGCAATCTCCCGAAGCTGTTGAAAAAGCTATTTACTCTCACCTGCCATTCTATCTTGGAGGTGACAAGTGTACCGTCCATGTAACTAATCCTTGCTCTcctgatgaaaaaaatcaaaatgaCTGTGTCGATTTAAAGGTTCATCTTATAGCGAAAGAAGATGGTCGAGATGCTATCATCGATTTAACTAGAGGTTTAGCGGATTTATGTACTAAAAAAGTTATCAGTAGCACCCAAGTTACACTGGAATTGATTGATAAAGAATTGAAGGAGAGCGTAATACCTGAACCAGACTTACTAATCATATTTGCTCCTCTGCTTAAGTTGCAAGGATTTCCACCTTGGCAGCTTAGATTATGTGAAATATTTCATGATCctattttatatacaaCAAATTACCTAACATTCTTTAAAGCACTTGTTCATTACTCGAATGCAGAAATGCGGTTAGGGCACTGA
- the hpz1 gene encoding zf-PARP type zinc finger protein Hpz1, implicated in DNA repair has translation MAESGAGYRVELAKTGRAECKGTVCGRSKIGKGDLRFGTFVDVGKFQSWKWRHWGCVTERVLRNVNKKFEGDIKNCLDGFNELNDPIVQEKILRAFEQGHVDEEDEERCRKMASDASEEKDRKIEEGELTSEEEKEPIQDLRKSHKRKSVEKSSVPNKKHKAERKRSPSPKIEILEDDEEIEDVASDKDEEEKPWSGDEEDDDELVVKDSEDETEGVSTIASQRPRRSARRKVDYAESGNEYSDSD, from the exons atggCTGAATCTGGCGCTGGTTATCGAGTAG AACTTGCAAAAACTGGCAGAGCAGAATGCAAAGGAACGGTTTGCGGAAG ATCGAAAATAGGGAAAGGAGATCTAAGGTTTGGAACATTTGTCGATGTTGGTAAATTCCAAAGCTGGAAATGGAGGCATTGGGGATGTGTTACGGAACGTGTTCTTCgcaatgtaaacaaaaaatttgaaggaGATATTAAGAATTGTTTGGATGgatttaatgaattgaaCGATCCTATAgttcaagaaaaaatccTTCGCGCTTTTGAGCAAGGTCAtgttgatgaagaagatgaagaacGATGCAGAAAAATGGCTTCCGACGCttctgaagaaaaagacaGGAAGATTGAAGAAGGAGAACTTACTTCTGAAGAGGAGAAAGAGCCCATACAAGATTTGAGAAAATCTCATAAGAGAAAAAGTGTTGAAAAGTCATCGGTCCCTaacaaaaaacataaagCCGAAAGGAAGCGATCTCCATCtccaaaaattgaaatactTGAAGATGATGAGGAGATAGAAGATGTTGCATCTGACAAAGACGAGGAAGAAAAACCATGGTCTGGCGATGAAGAAGACGATGATGAGTTAGTCGTTAAGGATAGTGAAGATGAAACAGAAGGAGTCTCCACTATTGCTTCCCAGCGACCTAGGCGGTCTGCAAG GCGAAAAGTGGATTACGCAGAAAGCGGAAATGAATATTCTGACAGTGATTAA
- the sec22 gene encoding SNARE protein Sec22 has protein sequence MVKSTTVTRLDGLPLAASVDDESTERNLESHKKQAKLILKRLSPTSEKRASIESGDYTFHYLIDNGICYLCICEQSYPRKLAFSYLEELAGEFWNSFGEEALQPGLRPYAFVQFDTFMQKSKRVYNTPRANDNLDKLNTELKDVTRVMTKNIEDLLYRGDSLEKMADLSSDLRYSSAKYKKAARRVNLEALWRQYGPVSIIALLFLIFVYWRFFA, from the exons ATGGTAAAATCTACCACAGTTACTAGACTTGATG GTCTTCCGCTTGCCGCTAGCGTGGATGATGAATCAACAGAAAGAAATTTGGAAAGCCATAAGAAACAAGCCAAATTGATCCTTAAAAGACTAAGTCCTACATCGGAAAAAAGGGCTTCTATTGAGTCTGGTGATTATACATTTCA TTATCTCATCGACAACGGAATATGTTATTTATGTATTTGCGAACAGTCGTATCCTCGAAAATTAGCGTTTTCGTATCTGGAAGAACTTGCAGGCGAGTTTTGGAATAGTTTCGGCGAAGAAGCATTACAACCTGGATTACGTCCTTATGCATTTGTTCAATTTG ACACCTTTAtgcaaaaatcaaaaagagTTTATAATACCCCGCGTGCCAATGATAACCTTGATAAACTCAACACTGAGCTGAAAGATGTAACCCGTGTCATGACCAAGAATATTGAAGATTTACTGTATCGAGGTGATTCCTTAGAAAAAATGGCGGATCTCAGTTCAGATTTGCGTTACTCTAGTGCCAAGTACAAAAAAGCGGCTCGTCGCGTTAACTTGGAAGCACTTTGGAGGCAGTACGGCCCTGTTTCGATTATTGCCCTTTTGTTTCTGATTTTTGTCTATTGGCGTTTTTTCGCTTGA
- the plp2 gene encoding phosducin family protein: MNPDEDTEWNDILRSKGILPEKEPDVDDVLDDALVDAKQLAHENRLENKDLDELAELEDEEDDEFLQMYRNKRMQEWKDQMSKAKFGSVYPISKPEYTAEVTDASKEVFVVVHMFQDSLPACKLLAAILERLAPMYPQIKFVKIPGKQAVENYPEAMMPTLLIYGHGDLQQQILTLATLGGMNTSVVDVAEALVRAGALKDSDIAALKDPQNAEDELGKRDSSVNDDLDDDFD, encoded by the exons ATGAATCCTGACGAAGATACCGAATG GAATGATATTTTACGTTCGAAGGGAATTTTACCCGAAAAAGAACCTGATGTGGATGATGTTTTAGACGATGCGTTGGTCGATGCAAAGCAGCTTGCCCACGAGAATCGGTTGGAAAACAAGGATCTAGATGAGTTAGCAGAGCTTGAGGAcgaagaagatgatgagTTTTTACAAATGTACAGAAACAAGCGGATGCAGGAGTGGAAGGATCAAAtgtcaaaagcaaaatttggCTCAGTATATCCTATTTCGAAACCAGAATATACAGCTGAAGTCACAGATGCAAGCAAGGAAGTGTTTGTCGTTGTGCATATGTTCCAAGACTC ACTACCGGCCTGTAAATTATTAGCTGCTATCTTAGAGAGACTAGCACCAATGTATCCCcaaattaaatttgtaaaaattccCGGAAAACAAGCAGTCGAAAATTATCCTGAAGCGATGATGCCAACTCTTTTGATATACGGTCATGGAGACTTACAACAACAAATTCTAACCTTAGCTACTTTAGGAGGAATGAACACTAGTGTAGTTGATGTAGCTGAAGCATTGGTTAGAGCCGGTGCCTTAAAGGACAGTGATATTGCAGCTTTGAAGGATCCACAAAATGCAGAAGATGAGTTAGGTAAACGAGATTCTTCCGTTAATGACGATTTGGATGATGATTTTGATTGA
- the bmc1 gene encoding Bin3 family regulator, giving the protein MSNFQHGNYHSYYSMRGGTSIIDPRLKCLPDSLFYEASVLDIGCNNGTVSAQIASIFGASFVLGLDIDHVLIQKARKHLEFVSSRIGPVRNPGSIVEDQFNYYPISSIKKFSRIPVQLQPPLNKQNFPHNIEFETADFLRWESKRKFKIILALSVSKWVHLNNHDEGIIKFFGKISSLLETNGVLILEPQGWDSYLKAAKKISVFNQTPENLKIQPDAFEHLLNQAGLVLEYSIEPQVNNSEYKNFAKRTMYIYKKKGIGIIKLLTST; this is encoded by the exons ATGTCGAATTTTCAACATGGAAATTATCACAGTTATTACAGCATGAGGGGAGGAACCTCAATTATCGATCCAAGACTTAAATGTTTGCCTGATTCCCTTTTTTATGAGGCTTCAGTTTTAGATATAGGATGCAATAATGGGACAGTGTCTGCTCAAATTGCCTCAATATTTGGTGCATCATTTGTTTTGGGATTGGATATCGATCATGTTCTCATCCAAAAAGCTCGAAAACATCTTGAGTTTGTGAGCTCTCGAATTGGCCCTGTACGCAATCCTGGTTCCATTGTAGAAGACCAGTTTAATTATTACCCCATTTCAAGcattaaaaagttttccaGGATACCAGTGCAACTTCAACCACCTCTCAATAAGCAAAATTTCCCTCACAATATAGAATTTGAGACCGCTGACTTCTTGCGCTGGGAATCGAAacgaaaattcaaaataataCTAGCATTATCCGTATCTAAATGGGTGCATCTAAATAACCACGATGAAGGAATCATTAAATTCTTTGGGAAGATTAGTTCTTTATTGGAAACGAATGGTGTTCTTATTTTAGAACCTCAAGGATGGGACTCGTACTTGAAAgctgcaaaaaaaatatct GTTTTTAATCAAACACCTGAGAACCTCAAAATCCAACCTGATGCGTTTGAACATTTGCTTAATCAAGCAGGACTAGTGCTTGAATACAGTATCGAACCTCAAGTAAATAACTCTGAGTACAAGAATTTTGCCAAACGAACAATGTAtatctataaaaaaaaaggaattggAATCATAAAACTATTAACTTCTACTTAA
- the iss9 gene encoding nuclear export factor (SAC3/GANP/THP3 family protein, human LENG8 ortholog) — translation MKKEHHSPWPDSLKEFIGRCIQDAEENSQPELEDEVKLLISRQYEMGNIWNVDWSSMNLESLRKLTNAQNTIIEDKKRKVEKPVSGNQFSLLSEEDEVDKKEKRRRRFENGSRSQNNAKSEELKVNPENGAIIGRSTELEKRYLRLTSAPDPDTVRPLPVLKQTLELLKKKWKEEKNYAYICDQFKSLRQDLTVQRIQNEFSVLVYEIHARIALEKGDVGEYNQCQTQLFHLYSFGIPGNTKEFLAYRILYMLFTKNRSEMNSLLANLKEEDKTNAAVTHALEVRSAMATGDYYKFFHLYLVAPNMGGYLMDLFIERERVQAMIMMCKAYRPSLTMEFLANTLAFEEMEDCVNFFRSCNAVYDSKDPNRILMKESTDRFEKCMKKHAVVDIKGQI, via the exons atgaaaaaagaacatCATAGCCCTTGGCCGGACtctttgaaagaatttattGGTAGATGCATCCAAGACGCTGAGGAAAACAGCCAGCCAGAATTAGAGGATGAAGTAAAATTGCTAATTTCTCGTCAATACGAAATGGGAAACATATGGAATGTTGATTGGTCTTCTATGAATTTAGAATCCCTAAGGAAACTGACAAATGCTCAAAATACAATCATCgaagataaaaaaagaaaggttGAGAAGCCTGTTTCTGGAAATCAATTTTCACTTTTAagtgaagaagatgaagtggataagaaagaaaaaagaagaagaaggtTTGAAAATGGTTCTCGTTCTCAAAATAACGCTAAATCTGAAGAGCTAAAAGTCAACCCGGAGAATGGTGCTATTATAGGACGGTCCACAGAATTAGAGAAAAGGTATTTGCGATTAACTTCGGCTCCTGATCCGGATACTGTTCGACCCCTTCCAGTTCTTAAGCAAACTCTCgaacttttaaagaagaaatggaaagaagagaaaaactATGCATATATATGCGAtcaatttaaaagtttaagaCAGGATTTAACTGTGCAAAGGATTCAAAATGAGTTTTCTGTATTAGTTTACGAAATACATGCTCGTATAGCTCTTGAAAAG GGTGATGTTGGCGAGTATAACCAATGTCAAACTCAattatttcatctttacAGTTTTGGTATACCAGGGAATACTAAGGAATTTTTAGCATATCGTATTCTGTATATGCTCTTCACTAAAAATCGATCTG AAATGAATAGCCTTCTCGCCAAtctaaaagaagaagacaAAACAAACGCTGCTGTTACACATGCATTAGAAGTCCGTTCGGCGATGGCTACTGGCGATTACtataaatttttccatCTATATTTAGTCGCTCCCAACATGGGAGGTTATTTGATGGATCTTTTTATTGAGAGAGAACGAGTGCAGGCGATGATAATGATGTGCAAAGCATATCGCCCTTCTCTTACAATGGAATTTTTGGCTAACACACTAgcatttgaagaaatggaagattgtgtaaacttttttagGAGTTGTAATGCTGTATACGATTCAAAAGATCCCAATCGCATACTGATGAAAGAAAGCACGGATAGATTCGAAAAATGCATGAAAAAGCATGCTGTGGTTGATATTAAAGGCCAAAtctaa
- the orc6 gene encoding origin recognition complex subunit Orc6, producing the protein MERQQIIESLRRIIPTESTEYNERLISLGESFLEWSKYKHNLKATEELCRPYMAAHLACELLSNDLNLEINLLATPIPKKKYYKLFTYFQEILSPLTKSLAAKDDLMETITYLCTKLGGSTAIPYVKQLVKAVVTNDMRIEHKRGIIIAAYLLVSAKAFGKDELHINHTERRKAQSVLQDTSSALQIQYWMHVLSESWQYKEIPLNGIEGYESQKQRIKPWSGIASMIQIDYEKRLQNYPIWKACIEERIQYYKSQLEKDGTAS; encoded by the exons aTGGAGCGACAACAGATTATAGAGTCTTTACGCAGAATAATTCCCACTGAAAGTACAGAATATAATGAACGGCTTATTAGTTTAGGAGAGTCATTTTTGGAATGGTCCAAATATAAACATAATCTAAAGGCGACAGAAGAGTTATGCCGTCCTTATATGGCAGCGCACTTAGCTTGTGAACT attatccaatgatttaaatttggaaataaatttactaGCGACtccaattccaaaaaagaaatactATAAACTTTTCACTTACTTTCAAGAAATCTTATCTCCATTAACTAAATCCTTAGCAGCTAAAGATGATCTGATGGAAACCATTACTTATCTTTGTACCAAACTAGGGGGCTCAACTGCTATACCTTATGTTAAACAATTGGTGAAAGCCGTTGTTACAAACGACATGCGCATCGAACACAAAAGAGGCATCATAATCGCAGCTTATTTACTAGTATCGGCAAAAGCTTTTGGAAAAGACGAACTTCATATAAATCACACCGAGAGAAGAAAGGCACAGAGTGTTTTACAGGATACAAGTTCTGCATTGCAAATTCAGTATTGGATGCATGTCCTCTCAGAAAGTTGGCAGTATAAAGAAATCCCTTTAAATGGTATAGAGGGTTATGAATCTCAAAAGCAACGGATAAAACCTTGGAGTGGGATAGCAAGCATGATTCAAATAGATTACGAAAAACGACTTCAAAATTATCCAATATGGAAGGCCTGcattgaagaaagaatcCAATATTACAAAAGCCAGCTTGAAAAAGATGGTACTGCTTCATGA
- the ess1 gene encoding protein ess1: MGKFALNLNAELTGVKNLAPKDEESFYYAFKVQCSGCREIHDNAIEISRSETHSIPGSKGEANLIWTCKNCRKTCSFVIEGPFSPYNDSQETKKVLVLECRGCELVEFIPQGEWIANGAESNTLFDEIVLEDDWYDYDENASSEVSITNLEWSISKA; this comes from the coding sequence ATGGGAAAATTTGCTCTTAACTTAAACGCTGAGTTGACTGGTGTGAAAAATTTAGCTCCCAAGGATGAAGAATCCTTCTATTATGCTTTTAAAGTCCAATGTAGTGGTTGTCGAGAGATTCACGACAATGCCATTGAAATCTCCCGCAGCGAGACTCACAGCATACCTGGCAGCAAGGGCGAGGCTAATCTCATATGGACGTGCAAAAATTGTCGCAAAACTTGCTCTTTCGTTATAGAGGGGCCATTCTCTCCTTACAATGATTCTCAAGAGACGAAAAAAGTTCTCGTATTGGAATGCAGAGGATGTGAACTAGTCGAATTCATTCCTCAGGGAGAATGGATAGCTAATGGTGCTGAAAGTAATACACTTTTTGACGAAATAGTATTAGAGGATGATTGGTATGACTATGATGAAAATGCCTCTTCAGAAGTGTCTATTACAAATTTGGAGTGGTCTATTAGTAAAGCTTAG
- the aly2 gene encoding arrestin Aly1-like protein, which yields MRGELNIPALSRFGKSISASLHHQNGSSRDDNDSNPYENRSSNSGLNRRNSVFGLPSSGLSSRLSKPSLSSINNSNNSSSNTGGNVLPNPALTPVRNMSNKPPLTWSPSSANLFGTSKVTSIIGNNVSDVVPPVIKKALASSHGGGMSLSIVLLEPVLYLAGFDLNECQIENPALLRGALVLRVAKPANIRGISLSFTGRSRTEWPEGIPVKGHDTYEDKVIISHNWKFYEPTMKDADAPQHGADVARLVGEQLPLPSSAAASLRGYSVFAPGEYTYNFDLAIPNCFPESVEAKMGWVRYFLEATVERFGTFKSNLNGRTPVQLVRTPSPASLSSSELINISRDWDERLHYELQVSGKSFRLGEVVPITFRFLLLDKVRLYKLSISVVESSEYWCRSRKFHRVDPKRRVLLAERSAKHQNTDNLFETPDEGDGLSSAVFNFNVALPTCLVKERDRLTFDTTYKYIKVRHRLKALLVLSIENTENPEKRKYFEINIETPVRILSCRCVKDSTLLPPYESSSQGDNQVLLPCPCRLATTHVEPTEVTAFTTQSVLASSAPSAGRPAAAQISRPAQLFRIPSTNPPPFDGDVCPPACNTPPPNYDELFDVLSSISIQDCETDRANDDTILNNRVRRSGTIREEAPHRSLSRTVSRSFEIPR from the coding sequence ATGAGGGGCGAATTGAATATTCCAGCGCTTAGTCGCTTTGGGAAATCGATATCGGCTTCTTTACACCACCAAAATGGTTCTTCTCGAGATGATAATGATTCTAATCCTTATGAAAACCGTTCCAGTAATTCGGGCCTCAATCGTAGAAATTCAGTCTTCGGCCTTCCATCCTCCGGCTTGTCTTCTAGATTAAGCAAGCCGTCTCTATCATCtattaataattcaaataattCCTCTTCCAATACCGGCGGCAATGTCTTACCAAACCCAGCCCTCACGCCGGTGCGCAACATGAGCAACAAACCTCCTCTTACTTGGAGTCCCTCGTCTGCAAACCTGTTTGGTACGTCAAAAGTCACCTCCATCATTGGAAACAACGTCTCTGATGTTGTTCCTCCTGTAATCAAGAAAGCTCTTGCCTCCTCTCATGGAGGTGGCATGTCGCTTTCCATTGTTCTTCTTGAACCCGTCTTATACCTAGCCGGGTTTGATCTTAATGAATGTCAAATTGAGAACCCTGCTCTTTTACGTGGTGCCCTTGTTTTGCGTGTTGCAAAGCCTGCAAACATTCGTGGAATCAGCCTATCTTTTACTGGTCGATCAAGAACTGAGTGGCCAGAGGGCATTCCGGTTAAAGGGCATGACACTTATGAGGATAAGGTAATTATATCTCACAATTGGAAGTTCTATGAACCAACTATGAAAGACGCTGACGCTCCTCAACACGGTGCCGATGTAGCACGTCTAGTTGGTGAGCAATTACCTCTTCCTTCGTCTGCTGCCGCCAGTCTTAGGGGTTATAGTGTTTTTGCTCCAGGTGAATATACttataattttgatttagCTATACCCAATTGTTTTCCCGAATCGGTAGAAGCAAAAATGGGTTGGGTACGATATTTTCTGGAAGCTACAGTAGAAAGATTTGGCACATTTAAAAGTAATCTTAATGGCCGTACCCCTGTCCAACTCGTCCGCACACCATCTCCCGCTAGTCTTTCTTCCTCTGAGCTTATTAATATCTCACGTGATTGGGATGAACGTCTTCACTATGAATTACAGGTTTCTGGCAAGTCGTTTCGCTTAGGTGAGGTAGTTCCTATTACCTTTAGATTTTTACTACTCGACAAGGTTCGCTTATATAAGTTATCCATTTCTGTCGTTGAATCAAGTGAATACTGGTGCCGAAGCCGCAAATTTCATCGTGTTGATCCCAAACGTCGTGTGCTTCTTGCGGAACGCTCTGCCAAACATCAAAACACGGATAACCTGTTTGAAACGCCTGATGAAGGAGATGGTCTTTCTAGCGCTGTTTTCAACTTCAACGTTGCTTTACCTACGTGTTTGGTTAAGGAGCGTGATCGTCTTACCTTTGACACTACTTACAAGTATATCAAAGTTCGACACAGACTGAAGGCATTGTTAGTCTTGTCTATTGAAAACACGGAAAATCCGGAAAAgcgaaaatattttgaaataaatattgagACTCCTGTTCGAATTTTGTCATGTCGTTGTGTGAAAGATTCGACACTGCTTCCGCCTTACGAATCATCAAGCCAAGGCGACAATCAAGTTTTGCTTCCGTGTCCATGTAGACTAGCTACGACTCATGTCGAGCCAACTGAAGTAACAGCTTTTACCACACAATCGGTTTTAGCTAGTTCGGCGCCTTCTGCTGGTAGACCAGCTGCAGCCCAAATTTCGCGACCAGCTCAGTTGTTCCGTATTCCGTCTACAAATCCACCTCCTTTTGATGGGGATGTTTGTCCCCCTGCTTGTAACACACCTCCTCCTAATTATGATGAGTTGTTTGACGTTTTGAGTTCAATCAGCATTCAGGATTGCGAAACTGATCGTGCTAACGATGACACTATCTTGAACAATCGTGTTCGACGGAGTGGTACCATTCGAGAAGAGGCTCCTCATCGGTCGTTGTCTCGAACTGTTAGTCGAAGCTTTGAAATCCCTAGGTAA
- the exg3 gene encoding cell wall glucan 1,3-beta-glucosidase Exg3, with translation MGLNKQDLYIYRKQYGVNLGAWFCAERWINDFLFTGEGSSELEAVSGNVKAHGIDKARENFEAHWKSWIGIEDFSYMKQHLVNSVRIPLGYWSLGNDELVKGTPFEPYAEVYRNSLHILCEKIQEAGSLSIGVLLDFHGVYGGGNCDGHSGTSSGKAEFYEKQEYQDRTVEAVKFLSSKIGQFENVIGIQVINEPIWGQYDVLANFYQKARSVVPSYLPVYIGDGWDKDHWVNWVNDHESEGFYVVDHHSYFCFGGELCHAPPKLITRRLDTGEEYGKTKLSNIVIGEWSCTLSQESWSQTKLHDKRRRDFGEAQLNQYLNYCGGCFFWTYKFLHGKGGDWDFRSVVEDKVINYPPPPPTENKAMPALLEQSRDQNFGGHCYYWDQKQHDHPYEHDLYVKGWNQAWEDYIEFLQHGAMIGFPRAWTQKRMTSISSASAWEYRDGMNAAWLHLERMGFLNPFRHP, from the exons ATGGGATTGAATAAACAAGATTTATACATATACAGGAAGCAGTACGGTGTTAATCTTGGTGCTTGGTTTTGCGCCGAAAGATGGATTAATGATTTCTTGTTTACTGGTGAAGGTAGCAGTGAACTTGAAGCAGTAAGTGGTAATGTTAAGGCTCATGGAATAGACAAAGCTAGAGAGAATTTTGAGGCGCATTGGAAAAGTTGGATTGGTATTGAAGATTTTTCTTATATGAAACAGCACTTAGTTAATAGTGTACGAATACCTCTTGGATATTGGTCATTAGGAAATGATGAATTGGTTAAAGGAACGCCATTTGAGCCTTATGCTGAAGTATATCGTAATAGCCTACACATCTTGTGTGAGAAAATTCAAGAAGCAGGAAGCCTTTCGATCGGTGTGCTTTTAGACTTCCATGGGGTGTATGGAGGAGGAAATTGTGACGGACATTCCGGTACATCGTCTGGAAAGGCagaattttatgaaaagcAAGAATATCAAGACAGAACAGTGGAAGccgttaaatttttatcgtCGAAGATTGGTCagtttgaaaatgttattGGTATTCAAGTAATTAATGAACCGATCTGGGGCCAATATGATGTTCTTGCTAATTTCTATCAAAAAGCTCGCTCTGTTGTTCCTTCCTATCTTCCTGTCTATATTGGTGATGGATGGGATAAAGATC ATTGGGTGAATTGGGTGAATGATCATGAATCTGAAGGATTCTATGTGGTTGATCATCATAGCTATTTCTGTTTTGGCGGCGAATTATGCCATGCACCCCCAAAGCTTATAACCAGAAGACTTGATACTGGTGAAGAATACGGTAAAACCAAACTTTCCAATATAGTTATTGGCGAATGGAGTTGTACTTTAAGCCAAGAATCATGGAGCCAAACAAAGCTCCACGATAAAAGAAGACGTGACTTTGGTGAAGCTCAACTGAACCAGTATTTGAATTATTGCGGAGGATGCTTCTTTTGGACTTATAAATTCCTTCACGGAAAAGGTGGAGATTGGGATTTTAGATCTGTTGTAGAGGACAAGGTAATCAATTACCCTCCTCCTCCCCCTACCGAAAACAAAGCCATGCCGGCCTTACTTGAACAAAGTCGGGATCAAAACTTTGGTGGACATTGCTATTATTGGGATCAGAAACAACATGATCATCCATATGAACATGATTTATATGTTAAAGGATGGAATCAAGCCTGGGAGGACTACATTGAGTTTCTTCAGCATGGGGCCATGATCGGATTTCCTCGTGCATGGACTCAAAAAAGGATGACAAGTATTTCTTCTGCTTCTGCTTGGGAATATCGTGACGGTATGAATGCGGCCTGGTTGCATCTCGAGCGTATGGGCTTTCTCAATCCTTTTCGTCACCCATAA